Proteins encoded together in one Miscanthus floridulus cultivar M001 chromosome 16, ASM1932011v1, whole genome shotgun sequence window:
- the LOC136511078 gene encoding uncharacterized protein has translation MDGGSGLNILYANTLELLEIDRSRLQGDAAPFHGIMSGKRTRPLGRIDLPCIEYAKTLVEAETLIANLDRLGGKAPDSKRRTGTFEPAEAIKLILVDPAYPDDRALRISATLDIK, from the exons atggacggaggcagcggcctcaacatcctctacgccaacaccctagagctcctggagaTCGATCGATCACGGCTCCAAGGGGAcgccgcacctttccacggcatcatgtcggggaaacgcacgcgacccctcgggcgcatcgaccttccc tgcatcgagtacgccaagactctcgtggaggccgagaccctcatcgccaacctcgaccggCTCGGCGgcaaggcgcctgactccaagcgtcgcaccgggacgttcgagcccgcggaggccatcaagctcatcctaGTTGACCCCGCctaccccgacgaccgggcgctgaggatcagcgccactcttgacatcaaatag
- the LOC136513557 gene encoding WAT1-related protein At5g07050-like, producing MAGCGGFVEKAKPYIAMISLQFGYAGMNVLTKVSLNQGMSHYVLVVYRHAFATLSIAPFALVLERKVRPKMTWPIFWQIFVLAMLGPVIDQNFYYAGLKFTGPTFACAMSNILPAMTFVLAVIFRMEKLQMKKVRCQAKVLGTVVTVAGAMLMTLYKGPLMQLAWTRHASSPAVHGAAAAAAAEISARDWFLGSVFVIVATLAWASLFVLQTHTIKQYSAQLSLTTLVCFIGTLQAIVVTFVMERRTSVWTIGFDMNLLAAAYAGIVTSSIAYYVQGLVIQKTGPVFASAFSPLMMIIVAVMGSFILSEKIYLGGVLGAVLIVAGLYSVLWGKHKETQEKEADAKTALPMAVPASSMQDAAAGVVGDDAGCNIGNNGVRSPSGVRGAPAAASAV from the exons ATGGCGGGGTGCGGCGGGTTCGTGGAGAAGGCGAAGCCCTACATCGCCATGATCTCGCTCCAGTTCGGCTACGCCGGGATGAACGTGCTCACCAAGGTGTCACTGAACCAGGGCATGAGCCACTACGTGCTCGTCGTCTACCGCCACGCCttcgccacgctctccatcgccCCCTTCGCCCTCGTCCTCGAGAG GAAGGTGAGGCCCAAGATGACGTGGCCAATCTTCTGGCAAATCTTCGTCCTCGCCATGCTCGG GCCGGTGATCGACCAGAATTTCTACTACGCCGGGCTCAAGTTCACGGGCCCCACGTTCGCCTGCGCGATGAGCAACATCCTGCCGGCAATGACCTTCGTCCTGGCAGTGATCTTCAG GATGGAGAAGCTGCAGATGAAGAAGGTGAGGTGCCAGGCCAAGGTCCTCGGGACGGTGGTGACCGTGGCCGGCGCGATGCTAATGACGCTCTACAAGGGCCCGCTGATGCAGCTGGCGTGGACCAGGCACGCGTCGTCGCCCGCCGTCCACGGAGCCGCCGCTGCCGCGGCCGCGGAGATCAGCGCCAGGGACTGGTTCCTCGGCTCGGTGTTCGTCATCGTCGCCACCCTCGCCTGGGCCTCCCTCTTCGTCCTGCAGACGCACACCATCAAGCAGTACTCGGCGCAGCTGTCGCTCACCACGCTCGTCTGCTTCATCGGCACGCTGCAGGCCATCGTCGTCACCTTCGTCATGGAGCGCCGCACCTCCGTCTGGACCATCGGCTTCGACATGAACTTGCTCGCCGCCGCCTACGCC GGCATCGTGACGTCGAGCATCGCCTACTACGTGCAAGGTCTGGTGATCCAGAAGACAGGGCCGGTGTTTGCGTCGGCGTTCAGCCCGCTCATGATGATCATCGTCGCCGTCATGGGCTCCTTCATCCTCTCCGAGAAGATCTACCTCGGGGGCGTCCTCGGGGCCGTGCTCATCGTGGCCGGCCTCTACTCCGTCCTCTGGGGAAAGCACAAGGAGACGCAGGAGAAGGAGGCCGACGCCAAGACGGCGCTGCCGATGGCAGTGCCGGCATCCTCCATGCAAGACGCAGCCGCCGGCGTCGTTGGAGATGACGCGGGGTGCAACATCGGGAACAATGGCGTGAGGTCACCCTCCGGTGTACGTGGAGCTCCTGCTGCTGCTAGTGCGGTTTGA